From Woronichinia naegeliana WA131, the proteins below share one genomic window:
- a CDS encoding DUF2288 domain-containing protein has product MSDIQTQLATELAPMDWETLIPHAKRDAVIVVDGALDLLEVGVAIAEDNVQSVQNWISELLIHKPSPDELNTWNGEPEKQFLTLIVQPFVLVRAIA; this is encoded by the coding sequence ATGTCAGATATCCAAACACAACTAGCAACAGAATTAGCCCCGATGGATTGGGAAACCCTCATTCCCCATGCCAAACGTGATGCCGTGATCGTGGTTGATGGGGCACTCGATCTACTCGAAGTGGGAGTGGCGATCGCCGAAGACAATGTACAGTCGGTTCAAAACTGGATCAGTGAACTGCTGATTCATAAACCCTCCCCTGACGAACTCAATACTTGGAACGGAGAACCCGAAAAACAATTTCTGACCCTGATTGTTCAACCCTTTGTGCTAGTGAGAGCGATCGCTTGA
- a CDS encoding PDDEXK nuclease domain-containing protein codes for MTEPLQPQFIEVLTLIKTAQQKVIATANQELIKLYWSVGKYISDRLANSEWGQKAIEQLATFIQTQEPSLKGFAKRNLYRMRQFYETYPNPEIVSSLLTQLSWTHHSILISRCKTESERLFYLELAATECYSTRELDRQINSGIFERTRLADAKLLQIAHPKPLAGIFRDSYVLDFLNLPSNHSENELKASLVAYLKEFILELGRDFTFLGEEYRLQVGNSDFFIDLLFYHRELQSLVAFELKIDKFRPEYLGQLEFYLEALDRDIKKIHENPSIGVLLCRDKDDEVVEYALSRSISPTVVAEYEIKLIPKELLRRKLNEFYELLANKKE; via the coding sequence ATGACAGAACCTTTGCAGCCTCAATTTATTGAAGTCCTCACCCTCATAAAAACTGCCCAGCAAAAGGTCATCGCTACTGCAAACCAAGAACTGATCAAACTATACTGGAGCGTCGGTAAATACATCAGCGATCGTTTAGCCAATAGCGAATGGGGACAAAAAGCGATCGAGCAACTTGCAACCTTTATCCAAACTCAAGAACCCAGTCTCAAAGGATTTGCAAAGCGTAATCTCTACAGAATGCGCCAATTTTATGAAACCTATCCAAATCCAGAAATTGTGTCGTCACTGCTGACACAATTAAGCTGGACTCATCATTCTATCCTCATTTCACGCTGCAAGACTGAATCCGAGCGACTTTTTTATCTTGAACTCGCTGCTACCGAATGTTACAGCACCCGTGAACTTGATCGCCAAATCAATAGTGGTATTTTTGAGCGTACCCGTCTCGCCGATGCTAAACTTTTGCAAATTGCCCACCCTAAACCACTCGCTGGAATCTTTCGAGATAGTTACGTCCTCGATTTTCTCAACCTGCCATCTAATCACTCTGAGAATGAGCTAAAAGCATCTCTTGTCGCTTATCTCAAAGAGTTTATCCTAGAACTTGGTCGAGACTTCACTTTTCTTGGAGAAGAATATCGACTACAAGTTGGCAATAGCGACTTTTTCATCGATCTACTTTTCTATCATCGTGAACTTCAAAGCCTCGTTGCTTTTGAACTAAAAATCGATAAATTTCGACCTGAATACCTTGGACAACTTGAGTTCTACCTCGAAGCCCTTGATCGCGACATCAAAAAAATTCATGAAAACCCCAGTATTGGTGTTCTGCTTTGCCGTGACAAAGACGATGAAGTTGTCGAATATGCTCTCAGTCGATCCATCAGTCCTACGGTTGTTGCAGAATACGAAATTAAACTCATCCCGAAAGAACTTCTGCGAAGAAAACTGAATGAATTCTATGAATTACTCGCGAACAAAAAGGAATAA
- a CDS encoding DUF2288 family protein, with protein MSDIQTQLAKELAPMDWETLIPHAKRDAVIVVDGALDLLEVGVAIDQLDF; from the coding sequence ATGTCAGATATCCAAACACAACTAGCAAAAGAATTAGCTCCAATGGATTGGGAAACCCTCATTCCCCATGCCAAACGTGATGCCGTGATCGTGGTTGATGGGGCACTCGATCTACTCGAAGTGGGAGTGGCCATAGATCAGCTTGACTTTTAA
- the groL gene encoding chaperonin GroEL (60 kDa chaperone family; promotes refolding of misfolded polypeptides especially under stressful conditions; forms two stacked rings of heptamers to form a barrel-shaped 14mer; ends can be capped by GroES; misfolded proteins enter the barrel where they are refolded when GroES binds) — MAKIISFKDESRRALEEGINTLANAVRITLGPKGRNVLLEKQYGAPQIVNDGITVAKEIELSDPQQNTGARLIHEVASKTKEIAGDGTTTATILAQALVKEGLRNVTAGANPVALRRGLEKMTTFLVEEIKALAKPIEGDAIAQVATVSSGNDAEVGRMIADAMDKVTKDGVITVEESKSLSTELEVVEGMQIDRGYISPYFITNSERQIVEFENPLILITDKKISAIAELIPVLESVARSGRPLLIIAEDIDGEALATLVVNKARGVLNIAAIKAPAFGDRRKAVLQDIAIITGGSLISEEVGLTLDSVTLDQLGQAVKVTIEKDNTIIVAGADKRASAAVQKRLAQLKKELALTDSDYDSEKIQERIAKLAGGVAVIKVGAATETELKDRKLRIEDALNATKAAVEEGIVPGGGTTLIYLASKIPAFKATLSNDEEKVAADIIAKALEAPLFQLAHNSGVEGSVVVEKVKESDANIGYNAVTGIFEDMINAGIIDPAKVVRSALQNATSIAGMVLTTEALVVEKPAPAPAMPDMGGMGGMGGMGGMGGMGGMGGMGMM; from the coding sequence ATGGCAAAGATTATCTCGTTTAAAGATGAGTCCAGACGGGCATTAGAAGAAGGTATTAATACGCTTGCCAATGCAGTGCGGATTACCCTTGGCCCTAAAGGGCGTAACGTACTACTCGAAAAGCAATATGGCGCGCCTCAGATCGTCAATGATGGTATCACCGTTGCTAAAGAAATTGAATTGTCTGATCCCCAGCAAAATACGGGGGCACGTTTAATCCATGAAGTTGCCTCTAAAACCAAGGAAATTGCCGGTGATGGTACTACCACTGCTACAATCTTGGCCCAGGCTTTAGTCAAAGAAGGTTTACGGAATGTAACCGCAGGAGCGAATCCAGTTGCTCTACGTCGGGGTTTAGAAAAGATGACAACCTTCCTGGTGGAGGAAATCAAGGCTCTGGCTAAACCGATTGAAGGAGATGCGATCGCTCAGGTGGCCACCGTTTCCTCTGGAAATGATGCGGAAGTGGGTCGCATGATTGCCGATGCAATGGATAAAGTGACCAAGGATGGAGTCATTACCGTTGAAGAATCCAAATCCCTCAGCACCGAGCTAGAAGTGGTTGAAGGGATGCAAATTGATCGCGGTTATATTTCTCCTTACTTCATCACCAATAGTGAACGGCAAATCGTTGAATTTGAGAATCCGCTCATTTTAATTACTGATAAAAAAATTAGTGCGATCGCCGAATTAATTCCCGTATTGGAAAGTGTGGCACGCTCCGGTCGTCCTCTATTAATTATTGCCGAAGACATTGACGGCGAAGCCTTAGCAACCCTGGTCGTGAACAAAGCCAGAGGGGTTCTCAACATTGCTGCCATTAAAGCTCCCGCCTTCGGCGATCGTCGTAAAGCCGTGTTACAGGACATCGCCATTATTACCGGCGGCAGTTTAATCTCAGAAGAAGTGGGTCTAACCTTAGATAGCGTCACTTTGGATCAACTGGGCCAAGCCGTGAAAGTGACCATCGAAAAAGATAACACCATCATTGTTGCGGGTGCCGATAAACGAGCTTCTGCGGCGGTACAAAAACGTCTAGCGCAACTGAAAAAAGAATTAGCCCTTACCGATTCTGATTACGACTCCGAAAAAATCCAAGAGCGCATTGCTAAATTGGCAGGGGGTGTCGCGGTGATTAAAGTCGGTGCGGCCACTGAAACTGAACTCAAGGATCGCAAATTACGGATCGAAGACGCACTCAATGCGACCAAAGCGGCTGTTGAGGAAGGGATTGTGCCTGGTGGTGGTACAACCCTCATTTATCTGGCTTCCAAGATTCCCGCCTTTAAAGCAACTTTAAGCAACGATGAAGAAAAAGTGGCGGCGGATATTATTGCCAAAGCGTTAGAAGCTCCTCTCTTCCAACTGGCCCATAATTCTGGGGTAGAAGGTTCTGTGGTGGTCGAAAAAGTCAAAGAAAGTGATGCCAATATTGGCTACAACGCGGTCACTGGCATTTTTGAAGACATGATCAATGCGGGAATTATCGATCCCGCCAAGGTTGTCCGTTCAGCACTACAAAATGCAACCTCGATCGCTGGCATGGTACTAACTACCGAAGCTCTGGTAGTCGAAAAACCGGCTCCTGCTCCTGCGATGCCTGATATGGGCGGCATGGGCGGCATGGGCGGTATGGGTGGCATGGG